In Paenibacillus algicola, a genomic segment contains:
- a CDS encoding UDP-glucose--hexose-1-phosphate uridylyltransferase, whose amino-acid sequence MEQELNQAAPEPYQVLHAIEQLVQFALRQQLIQDSDTDYSRNLLLDLLGYTEPLLEEITQPVPDSPQPMVDILIDAAASKGLIPDNSDTYRDLMDAKIMGLLMARPSEVTGRFMQLKEEQGIEAATDYFYKLCIDSNYIRMDRVAKNEFWRYNSSYGDIEITINLSKPEKSPKEIAMAKLLPPPVYPKCQLCRENVGYAGRVNHPARQNLRVIPLELNQEKWLFQYSPYVYYNEHCIVLHHDHVPMKLTKDTLRRLLGFVEAYPHYFLGSNADLPIVGGSILTHDHFQGGRHTFPIQKAEVLAVYEHTSHKGVTAGIVNWPMSVLRLTAEDPEALLECANEIYEAWKGYSDSALDIEAWSDAEGERVPHNTVTPIARRSADGGYELDLVLRNNRTNEQHPEGIFHPHREMHHIKKENIGLIEVMGLAILPGRLKSELDQVGDILAGDTALYATAQEDSNPLQVHLPWIEQLKQEHADGLSKEEAQHVIREAVGEIFTEILEQAGVYKHTEAGRQGFHQFLDHMGFQRSGL is encoded by the coding sequence ATGGAACAGGAATTGAATCAGGCAGCACCCGAGCCCTATCAGGTGCTGCATGCGATAGAACAGCTGGTGCAGTTTGCGCTGCGCCAGCAGCTTATTCAGGACAGTGATACGGATTACAGCCGGAACCTTCTGCTGGATCTGCTGGGCTATACAGAGCCGCTGCTGGAGGAGATCACTCAGCCGGTACCGGACAGCCCGCAGCCAATGGTCGATATACTCATTGATGCAGCCGCCTCCAAGGGTCTCATTCCCGACAACAGCGACACCTACCGTGATCTGATGGATGCCAAAATCATGGGCTTGCTGATGGCCAGGCCCTCCGAGGTCACAGGCCGATTCATGCAGCTGAAGGAAGAGCAGGGCATTGAAGCGGCTACGGATTATTTCTACAAGCTGTGCATCGACAGCAACTATATCCGGATGGACCGCGTGGCAAAGAATGAATTCTGGCGGTATAACAGCTCTTATGGTGATATTGAAATTACAATTAACCTGTCCAAGCCGGAAAAAAGCCCGAAGGAAATTGCCATGGCCAAGCTGCTCCCGCCTCCAGTGTATCCTAAATGCCAGCTATGCCGCGAAAATGTCGGTTATGCCGGACGGGTTAATCATCCGGCCCGCCAGAATCTCCGCGTCATTCCGCTGGAGCTGAATCAGGAGAAATGGCTGTTTCAATATTCTCCCTATGTTTATTACAACGAGCATTGCATCGTGCTGCATCATGACCATGTGCCGATGAAGCTGACCAAGGACACGCTGCGTCGTCTCTTAGGCTTTGTGGAAGCGTACCCGCATTATTTCCTGGGCTCCAATGCAGATCTGCCCATCGTGGGCGGCTCCATCCTGACGCATGATCATTTTCAGGGAGGTCGCCATACGTTCCCGATTCAGAAGGCTGAGGTCCTTGCAGTCTATGAACACACCAGTCATAAAGGTGTTACTGCCGGCATTGTGAACTGGCCGATGTCGGTTCTGAGACTGACGGCAGAAGACCCAGAAGCTCTGCTGGAATGCGCGAACGAGATTTATGAAGCCTGGAAAGGCTACAGCGATTCAGCACTTGACATTGAAGCATGGAGCGATGCGGAAGGGGAGCGGGTACCTCATAATACAGTGACTCCGATCGCCCGCCGAAGTGCAGATGGCGGCTATGAGCTGGATCTCGTGCTCCGCAACAACCGGACGAACGAGCAGCATCCGGAAGGGATTTTCCATCCACACCGGGAAATGCATCATATCAAGAAAGAAAATATCGGGCTCATTGAGGTCATGGGCTTGGCAATCCTGCCGGGAAGGCTCAAGAGCGAGCTGGACCAGGTGGGAGATATTCTGGCTGGCGACACGGCGCTTTACGCTACTGCGCAGGAGGACTCCAATCCGCTTCAGGTACATCTTCCATGGATTGAGCAGCTGAAGCAAGAGCATGCTGATGGGCTCTCCAAGGAAGAGGCGCAGCACGTCATCCGGGAAGCCGTCGGGGAGATTTTCACAGAAATTTTGGAACAGGCCGGCGTGTACAAGCATACGGAAGCCGGGCGTCAGGGCTTCCATCAATTCCTGGATCACATGGGATTTCAACGATCCGGCTTATAA
- a CDS encoding iron-containing alcohol dehydrogenase, with translation MGPFEFYNPTTLIFGKGKLSSLPAEVSKYGKKVLLVYGGGSIKRSGLYDQTLSLLKEAGAEVTELAGVEPNPRLSTVHRGVELCRENSIELILAVGGGSVLDCAKAIAVGAKYEGDMWDFVERKAAPEAGLPLGTVLTMAATGSEMNGGSVITNEATQEKMGWGSLYAYPAFSILDPEHTFSLPKDQTVYGIVDIMSHVLEHYFHLDSNTPVQDGFCETILRTVMETAPKLVEDLNNFELRETIMYCSTMALNGMISMGLRGDWATHNIEHAVSAVYDIPHGGGLAILFPNWMKYNIDVQPERFKQLAVQVMGVDPAGKSDKEIGLEGIEALRSFWTSIGAPSSLADYDIDDKDIEVMADKSVRFGPFGNFRKLERQDVIEIYNMSL, from the coding sequence ATGGGTCCTTTTGAATTTTATAATCCTACGACCTTGATTTTTGGAAAGGGCAAGCTGAGCTCTTTACCAGCCGAAGTTTCGAAGTACGGCAAGAAGGTGCTGCTGGTTTATGGCGGAGGAAGCATTAAACGCAGTGGACTGTATGACCAGACCCTGTCTCTGCTGAAGGAAGCAGGCGCAGAGGTAACGGAGCTTGCCGGCGTGGAGCCCAATCCCCGCTTGTCCACGGTTCACCGCGGCGTTGAGCTTTGCCGGGAGAACAGTATTGAGCTGATTCTAGCGGTTGGCGGCGGCAGTGTACTGGACTGTGCCAAGGCAATTGCTGTTGGTGCCAAGTATGAAGGTGACATGTGGGATTTTGTAGAGCGCAAGGCTGCGCCGGAGGCCGGACTGCCGTTAGGCACGGTGCTGACAATGGCGGCTACGGGCTCTGAAATGAACGGCGGCTCTGTCATTACAAACGAGGCTACACAGGAAAAAATGGGCTGGGGCAGCCTCTACGCTTACCCTGCATTTTCTATATTAGATCCAGAGCATACCTTCTCCCTGCCAAAGGATCAGACGGTATACGGCATTGTAGATATTATGTCGCATGTGCTGGAGCATTACTTCCATCTCGATTCCAACACGCCGGTGCAGGACGGGTTCTGTGAAACCATTTTGCGTACGGTTATGGAAACAGCGCCGAAGCTGGTGGAGGACCTCAACAATTTCGAGCTGCGTGAAACGATCATGTACTGCAGTACAATGGCGCTCAATGGCATGATCAGCATGGGGCTGCGCGGCGACTGGGCGACTCATAATATCGAGCATGCCGTTTCAGCCGTGTATGACATACCGCATGGCGGAGGCCTGGCTATCCTGTTCCCGAACTGGATGAAGTACAATATCGACGTTCAGCCAGAACGCTTCAAGCAGCTGGCTGTTCAGGTCATGGGTGTAGATCCTGCAGGCAAGAGCGACAAAGAGATTGGCCTTGAAGGCATTGAGGCTCTTCGGTCCTTCTGGACCTCAATCGGGGCGCCGAGCTCTCTGGCCGATTACGATATTGATGACAAGGACATCGAGGTTATGGCAGATAAGTCTGTCCGCTTTGGACCGTTCGGCAACTTCCGCAAGCTGGAACGTCAGGACGTGATTGAGATTTACAACATGTCACTGTAA
- a CDS encoding protease, translating to MEALFWGCLTGGVLFAIVSVLLGDVLSGALDGALDFLSLDVLNPMVIAAAVTVFGGSGIMLTTYTEFSLLFVIMLSLLISAAVSVVVYFGYVRPMENSENSTGFSVQELAGRIGEVMIPLPAIGYGEVMVRVGASNTLHIASSFDQRPVPAGVRVVVIDVVDGVLRVSELEEVKGEV from the coding sequence ATGGAGGCACTGTTTTGGGGATGCTTGACAGGCGGCGTGTTGTTCGCCATTGTAAGCGTTCTGCTGGGGGATGTTCTCAGTGGGGCATTGGATGGGGCGCTTGATTTTTTGTCCTTGGATGTTTTGAATCCTATGGTCATTGCAGCGGCGGTAACTGTGTTCGGCGGGTCGGGCATCATGCTGACTACATACACGGAATTCAGCCTGCTCTTCGTCATTATGCTGTCGCTGCTGATCTCAGCCGCTGTCTCAGTCGTAGTCTATTTCGGCTATGTCCGTCCCATGGAGAACAGTGAGAACTCGACCGGCTTCTCCGTACAGGAGCTGGCAGGACGAATCGGTGAAGTGATGATTCCCCTTCCAGCCATCGGCTACGGTGAGGTCATGGTACGGGTCGGTGCCAGCAATACCCTCCATATTGCCTCAAGCTTTGATCAGCGGCCGGTTCCTGCAGGGGTGCGGGTCGTCGTGATTGATGTGGTGGATGGCGTCCTCCGAGTGTCTGAACTAGAAGAAGTCAAGGGAGAGGTGTAA
- a CDS encoding flotillin family protein, whose product MPEFLIIPSVVIGVIVVLGLAFWARYKTVSPDEAMIVTGSFLGSKNISSDESGRRIKIVRGGGAFILPIFQRSEFVSLLSHKLDVMTPEVYTEQGVPVMADGVAIIKVGSSIEDVATAAEQFMGKPIEALKGEAQEVLEGHLRAILGSMTVEEVYRNRDKFAQEVQGVAARDLKKMGLQIVSFTIKDVRDKHGYLEALGKPRIATVKRDAEIAEAEAVRDARIQKARAEEEGQKAELVRDTNIAEASKEKELKVAAFKRDQDTAKAEADQAYHIQEARAKQTVVEEQMKVELVRKEREIDIQEKEIMVREKQYDAEVKKKADADRYAVVQAAEAEKARRMREADAVQYSIETQAKASAEQKRLDGMAIADAERAKGSADAEVIRLRGLAEAEAKEKLAEAFSKFGEAAVLDIIVKMLPELAGKIAEPISSIDKLTVVDTGKGEGAARVSNYVTELMSTAPEMLKSVSGIDVEALIQGLTKKSSPAAAEPAKLEPAKVLLETSAAKEEKELETI is encoded by the coding sequence ATGCCAGAATTTTTAATTATTCCGTCGGTTGTCATTGGGGTCATTGTCGTATTGGGTCTTGCGTTCTGGGCCCGCTACAAGACCGTAAGTCCGGACGAAGCAATGATCGTGACGGGCTCGTTTCTCGGGAGCAAGAACATTTCGTCGGATGAATCCGGCCGGAGAATCAAGATTGTCCGCGGCGGCGGTGCATTTATCCTTCCGATCTTTCAACGCTCGGAGTTTGTATCGCTCCTGTCTCATAAGCTGGATGTTATGACGCCGGAAGTGTACACGGAGCAAGGGGTACCGGTTATGGCTGACGGCGTCGCGATTATCAAAGTCGGCAGCTCGATTGAAGACGTGGCGACAGCGGCAGAGCAGTTTATGGGCAAGCCGATTGAAGCGCTGAAGGGAGAAGCACAAGAAGTGCTCGAGGGTCATCTGCGCGCGATCCTGGGCTCCATGACGGTAGAAGAGGTATATCGGAACCGGGATAAATTTGCGCAGGAAGTGCAGGGCGTAGCCGCACGTGATTTGAAGAAAATGGGCCTGCAAATCGTTTCCTTCACGATCAAGGATGTCCGAGACAAGCACGGCTATCTGGAAGCGCTCGGTAAGCCGCGGATCGCTACCGTAAAGCGCGATGCTGAGATTGCCGAAGCCGAAGCCGTTCGGGATGCCAGAATTCAGAAGGCACGTGCGGAAGAGGAAGGACAGAAGGCAGAGCTGGTGCGGGATACGAACATTGCGGAAGCTTCCAAGGAGAAGGAGCTGAAGGTGGCTGCGTTCAAGCGCGATCAGGATACAGCAAAGGCCGAGGCCGATCAGGCTTATCATATTCAAGAAGCCCGTGCGAAGCAGACCGTTGTTGAAGAACAAATGAAGGTCGAGCTCGTTCGGAAAGAGCGGGAGATTGATATTCAAGAGAAGGAAATTATGGTTCGAGAGAAGCAGTATGATGCAGAGGTCAAGAAGAAGGCCGATGCAGATCGTTATGCGGTAGTGCAGGCGGCTGAGGCGGAGAAGGCCCGCCGGATGCGCGAGGCGGATGCGGTTCAGTACTCCATTGAAACCCAGGCAAAGGCTTCGGCGGAGCAGAAGCGTCTGGACGGTATGGCTATCGCTGATGCCGAGCGGGCGAAGGGCTCGGCTGATGCGGAGGTCATTCGTCTTCGCGGCTTGGCGGAAGCAGAAGCGAAGGAGAAGCTGGCGGAAGCCTTCTCGAAGTTCGGTGAAGCGGCTGTACTCGACATTATTGTGAAGATGCTGCCAGAGCTCGCCGGCAAGATTGCAGAGCCAATCTCGTCCATTGATAAGCTGACGGTTGTGGACACCGGTAAAGGTGAAGGTGCAGCCCGGGTCAGCAACTATGTGACGGAGCTGATGTCCACCGCTCCGGAAATGCTGAAAAGTGTGTCAGGCATCGACGTCGAGGCGTTGATCCAGGGATTGACGAAGAAGTCGTCCCCTGCTGCTGCGGAGCCGGCGAAGCTTGAGCCGGCAAAGGTCCTGCTGGAGACCAGTGCAGCGAAGGAAGAGAAGGAGCTGGAGACCATCTAA